A single genomic interval of Oreochromis aureus strain Israel breed Guangdong linkage group 12, ZZ_aureus, whole genome shotgun sequence harbors:
- the hs3st1l2 gene encoding heparan sulfate (glucosamine) 3-O-sulfotransferase 1-like 2 produces the protein MLWTVLLALLVILLLQTQLSVCLRELRSGGSSSSVYSPPSSSSSFYNATQQRLPGAIIIGVRKGGTRALLEMLNLHPDVEVAKAEVHYFNVEEHYRRGLAWYRAQMPFTVPGQLTVEKTPGYFAAPQVPARVSDMNPAVRLLLIVRDPAERLISDYTQVLHNRLTRHKPYKPLEELLLHKGHIDPGYKALQRSLYHQHLARWLEVFPREQIHVVDGDALIRDPFPELRKAERFLDLPPRINPSNFYYNTTKGFYCLLSAGHDKCLDESKGRPHAPLSGQALKKLCRYFRKPNKLFFEMVGRSFAWC, from the exons ATGCTGTGGACAGTGCTACTAGCGCTGCTGGTGATTCTGCTGCTGCAGACTCAGCTGTCTGTGTGCTTAAGGGAATTGCGCTCTGGGGGTTCCAGTTCTTCCGTCTACTCCCCTccatcatcctcttcctccttttaCAATGCTACCCAGCAGCGGCTGCCCGGAGCTATTATCATTGGCGTGCGGAAAGGTGGCACCAGAGCTCTGCTCGAGATGCTCAATCTGCATCCAGATGTGGAAGTGGCAAAGGCTGag GTGCATtatttcaatgtggaggagcactACCGCAGAGGTCTGGCCTGGTACCGAGCCCAGATGCCCTTCACCGTCCCGGGTCAACTGACAGTGGAAAAGACCCCAGGCTACTTCGCAGCTCCTCAGGTTCCTGCACGAGTTTCAGACATGAACCCTGCTGTCCGCTTGCTACTCATTGTCCGGGACCCAGCTGAGAGGCTGATCTCTGACTACACCCAGGTTCTGCACAACCGCCTAACACGACACAAGCCCTACAAGCCCCTAGAGGAGCTCCTACTCCACAAGGGCCACATTGATCCTGGATACAAGGCATTGCAGAGGAGCCTCTATCACCAGCACCTTGCCCGCTGGTTGGAGGTCTTCCCCAGGGAGCAGATCCACGTGGTGGACGGAGATGCGCTTATTCGGGATCCCTTCCCTGAGCTGAGAAAGGcagagaggtttttggacctgCCGCCCAGGATCAACCCGAGCAATTTCTACTACAACACCACCAAGGGCTTCTACTGCCTCCTGTCGGCTGGACACGACAAGTGCCTGGACGAGTCTAAAGGCAGGCCACACGCTCCACTGAGTGGCCAAGCCTTGAAGAAGCTTTGTCGGTACTTCAGAAAGCCAAACAAGTTATTCTTTGAAATGGTGGGGAGGTCATTTGCCTGGTGCTGA